One part of the Olleya sp. YS genome encodes these proteins:
- a CDS encoding branched-chain amino acid aminotransferase, translated as MATLTKNDIKITTCETSKIKSIDFSNLAFGQVFSDHMLTCDFKDGKWQSPEIVPYGPLTLEPSAKIFHYGQSIFEGMKAYKDTDDNVFLFRPMDNVRRLNISAQRLAIPELPEDYFMEGLKALLDLDKEWIPTSEGSSLYVRPFVFATGQGFHASPADEYKFIIATAPSGAYFSGQVKVLIEEKYSRSANGGVGFAKAGGNYAGQFYPTQLAKDKGYQQVIWTDDTSHEYIEEAGAMNVFVRINDTLLTSPVSDRILDGITRKSILELAETEGIKTEVRQIKVSELVEASKNGSLKEMFGAGTAAVISPISGFGFRGEDFEIPQQSASFASQLKTRIINIQTNKTEDPFGWRMKV; from the coding sequence ATGGCAACTTTAACCAAAAACGATATTAAAATCACTACATGTGAAACCTCTAAAATCAAATCTATCGATTTTAGTAATCTAGCGTTTGGTCAGGTCTTTTCTGATCACATGTTAACCTGCGATTTTAAAGATGGTAAATGGCAATCGCCAGAAATTGTTCCATACGGACCATTAACCTTAGAGCCTTCCGCTAAGATTTTTCATTATGGACAATCTATTTTTGAAGGTATGAAAGCCTATAAAGATACTGATGATAACGTCTTTTTATTTAGACCAATGGACAATGTCAGACGACTAAATATCTCTGCACAGCGATTAGCTATTCCAGAATTACCAGAAGACTACTTTATGGAAGGATTAAAAGCTCTTTTAGATTTAGACAAAGAATGGATTCCGACTTCTGAAGGTAGCTCGTTATACGTTAGACCATTTGTTTTTGCAACTGGACAAGGATTTCACGCTTCTCCAGCTGACGAATATAAATTTATAATTGCAACTGCACCTTCAGGCGCTTATTTTTCTGGACAAGTTAAAGTACTCATAGAAGAAAAATACTCACGTAGTGCTAATGGTGGTGTTGGTTTTGCTAAAGCTGGTGGTAATTACGCTGGACAATTCTACCCGACACAATTGGCAAAAGACAAAGGGTATCAACAAGTAATTTGGACCGATGATACATCACATGAATATATAGAAGAAGCTGGAGCAATGAATGTTTTTGTGCGTATTAATGACACCTTATTAACATCTCCTGTAAGTGACCGTATTTTAGATGGAATTACTAGAAAAAGTATTTTAGAACTAGCAGAAACTGAAGGAATAAAAACGGAAGTAAGACAAATAAAGGTTAGCGAATTGGTTGAAGCTTCAAAAAATGGAAGCTTAAAAGAAATGTTTGGAGCAGGTACTGCTGCAGTAATCTCGCCAATATCTGGATTTGGATTTAGAGGTGAAGATTTTGAAATCCCACAACAATCCGCATCTTTTGCATCGCAATTAAAAACACGTATTATTAACATACAAACTAATAAAACTGAAGATCCATTTGGATGGCGAATGAAAGTATAG
- a CDS encoding DUF4920 domain-containing protein: MKNYLILLALLVSVMACKNETKQEDSVKDEMVKETVEVDYKSFGKEIQPNDAIASVSMSKHYNDMNVGDSIPAKVTLKVKEVCQAKGCWMTADLVDGNEVMVKFKDYGFFMPKDIAGQEVIVNGLAYVKEVPVDEQRHYAEDKGATKEEVEKITEPKRTFSFEADGVLLVETK; the protein is encoded by the coding sequence ATGAAAAATTATCTAATTCTTTTAGCATTATTGGTGTCAGTAATGGCTTGTAAAAATGAAACAAAACAAGAGGATTCTGTAAAAGACGAGATGGTTAAAGAAACCGTTGAGGTAGATTACAAATCCTTTGGAAAAGAGATACAACCTAATGATGCAATAGCATCTGTGTCTATGTCTAAACACTATAATGACATGAATGTTGGCGATAGTATTCCTGCCAAAGTAACTTTAAAAGTTAAAGAAGTTTGTCAAGCTAAAGGATGTTGGATGACAGCAGATTTAGTCGATGGAAACGAGGTTATGGTTAAGTTTAAAGACTACGGTTTTTTTATGCCAAAAGACATTGCAGGTCAAGAAGTGATTGTTAACGGATTGGCTTATGTTAAAGAAGTTCCGGTAGACGAGCAACGTCATTATGCAGAAGATAAAGGAGCTACCAAAGAGGAAGTAGAAAAAATCACAGAACCTAAACGTACCTTTTCATTTGAAGCAGATGGTGTGCTGTTAGTTGAAACTAAATAG
- the mnmD gene encoding tRNA (5-methylaminomethyl-2-thiouridine)(34)-methyltransferase MnmD, whose protein sequence is MKPKIEITKDGSSTLLHPRYKTHYHSVFGAIEESDFVYINTGLLYVLSSQIGQEIKQSCSVLEVGFGSGLNAFNTLLKTENLPVNIDYLGVETEPVPLSIIKKLNYPEQLLAKHKAKIFNQIHEVSWQEKHQLTKQFSLEKRQQDIFSLTATNQFDVVYFDAFGPDAQPELWTAKIFKIMYAALKPQGVLVTYCAQGNARRAMQSVGFKVSRLPGPPSKRHILRAVKD, encoded by the coding sequence GTGAAACCTAAAATAGAAATTACAAAAGACGGGTCATCAACCTTACTGCATCCTAGGTATAAAACGCATTATCATTCGGTATTTGGAGCAATAGAAGAGTCAGATTTTGTTTATATAAACACAGGATTGTTATATGTTTTGTCATCACAAATTGGGCAAGAGATAAAACAATCCTGTTCTGTTTTAGAAGTTGGTTTTGGTTCTGGTCTTAATGCCTTTAACACACTTCTTAAAACTGAAAATTTGCCAGTAAATATTGACTACTTAGGTGTAGAAACCGAACCTGTGCCTTTAAGTATTATCAAAAAATTAAACTATCCAGAACAGTTATTGGCTAAACATAAAGCAAAAATTTTCAATCAAATCCATGAAGTATCTTGGCAAGAAAAGCATCAACTAACCAAGCAATTTAGTTTAGAAAAACGTCAACAAGATATTTTTAGTCTTACAGCAACTAATCAATTTGATGTGGTTTACTTTGACGCGTTTGGTCCTGACGCACAACCAGAATTATGGACAGCCAAAATTTTTAAAATCATGTATGCTGCATTAAAACCACAAGGTGTTTTAGTAACCTATTGTGCTCAAGGTAATGCTAGACGTGCTATGCAAAGTGTTGGTTTTAAAGTTAGCAGATTACCTGGTCCACCAAGTAAACGACATATTTTACGCGCAGTCAAGGACTAG
- a CDS encoding TIGR01777 family oxidoreductase gives MRILITGATGLIGSEIVKQCHAKGIAVHYLTTSKSKLSKDENYTGFYWNPLKNEIDTDCLNGVEAIIHLVGASISKRWTESYKKEILLSRTQTSQLLFNTLQNTSHQVKHLVSASAIGIYPSSLTNYYAEDHSEVSTSFLGQVVEQWEQTVDAFKALDIHVAKVRIGLVLSAKGGALPEMAKPIKFGAGAAFGSGKQWQSWIHLTDLANLFLHVLEENLEGVYNGVAPNPETNQQLTKAIAKQLKRPLFLPNIPKLAMKLILGEMHILLFESQRVSSKKIEDTGFNFKHYNLQSALEEEY, from the coding sequence ATGCGAATACTAATTACAGGTGCAACAGGATTAATTGGAAGCGAGATTGTTAAGCAATGTCACGCTAAAGGTATTGCAGTACATTATCTAACCACTAGTAAATCCAAGTTATCTAAAGACGAAAATTACACAGGTTTTTACTGGAATCCTTTAAAAAATGAAATAGATACAGATTGCCTCAATGGAGTAGAGGCTATCATTCATTTAGTTGGTGCTAGTATCTCCAAACGTTGGACAGAAAGCTATAAAAAAGAAATTCTACTCAGTCGTACCCAAACGTCTCAGCTATTATTTAATACCCTTCAAAACACATCACATCAAGTCAAACACCTAGTGTCTGCTAGTGCTATAGGTATTTATCCAAGCTCATTAACTAATTATTATGCTGAAGATCACTCAGAAGTAAGTACATCATTTTTAGGACAAGTGGTAGAACAATGGGAACAAACGGTTGATGCTTTTAAAGCGTTAGATATACATGTTGCTAAAGTACGGATTGGGTTAGTACTATCAGCAAAAGGAGGTGCGCTTCCAGAAATGGCAAAGCCAATTAAATTTGGTGCAGGAGCAGCATTTGGTTCTGGTAAGCAGTGGCAATCTTGGATACATCTTACCGATTTAGCCAATCTATTTTTACATGTTTTAGAAGAAAATCTAGAAGGTGTGTATAACGGAGTAGCACCAAATCCAGAAACCAACCAGCAATTAACTAAAGCAATTGCAAAGCAATTAAAACGACCATTATTTTTACCAAACATCCCAAAATTAGCAATGAAGTTAATCTTAGGAGAGATGCATATTTTGTTGTTTGAAAGCCAGCGTGTTAGCTCTAAAAAAATTGAAGACACAGGATTTAACTTTAAGCATTACAATTTGCAAAGTGCTTTAGAGGAGGAGTATTAG
- a CDS encoding M48 family metallopeptidase: protein MTPTTLFYIIIAIIVINFIIDTILNALNAKHFKDALPAELQDVYDTEEYQKSQRYKATNYTFGLITSGFSLALTLMFFFLDGFAFVDQLARQFSDNSIVITLLFFAIIMLGSDILTTPFAYYKTFVIEEQFGFNKTTTTTFILDKIKGWVMMIIVGGAILATLAWFYQQTGAQFWLYAWLLITVFTVFVNLFYSRLIVPIFNKQSPLEDGNLRTSISDYAKTVGFNLDKIFVIDGSKRSTKANAYFSGFGSEKRVTLYDTLINDLDDDEIVAVLAHEVGHYKKKHIIFNLIASVILTGLTLFILSLLIGNPILSQALGVPQPSFHIGLIAFGILYSPLSEITGLMMNWFSRRFEYQADDYAKTTFKAEPLITSLKKLSKNSLSNLTPHPAYVFMHYSHPTLLQRIKNLKA from the coding sequence ATGACACCTACTACTCTATTTTACATCATCATAGCTATTATAGTTATTAATTTTATAATTGATACCATTTTAAATGCGCTTAACGCGAAGCATTTTAAAGATGCTTTACCTGCAGAATTACAAGATGTTTATGATACAGAAGAATACCAAAAATCACAACGTTATAAAGCGACAAACTACACATTTGGTTTGATTACCTCTGGGTTTTCTTTAGCGTTGACTTTAATGTTTTTCTTTTTAGATGGTTTTGCTTTTGTGGATCAATTGGCAAGACAATTTAGCGACAATTCTATAGTGATTACGCTACTATTTTTTGCAATCATTATGCTAGGAAGTGATATCCTAACCACACCTTTTGCGTATTACAAAACCTTTGTTATTGAAGAGCAATTTGGGTTTAACAAAACCACAACAACAACTTTTATTTTGGACAAAATAAAAGGTTGGGTCATGATGATTATAGTTGGAGGAGCCATTTTAGCTACATTAGCTTGGTTTTATCAACAAACAGGAGCGCAATTCTGGTTATATGCTTGGTTACTAATTACTGTGTTTACTGTTTTTGTTAACTTATTTTACTCTAGATTAATTGTACCCATTTTTAATAAACAAAGTCCGTTAGAAGATGGTAATTTAAGGACTTCAATTTCTGATTATGCTAAAACCGTAGGTTTTAATTTGGACAAAATTTTTGTTATAGATGGTTCTAAACGCAGTACTAAAGCTAACGCCTATTTTTCTGGATTTGGAAGCGAAAAACGCGTCACGCTTTACGATACGCTAATTAACGATTTAGACGACGATGAAATCGTAGCAGTACTCGCACACGAGGTTGGACATTACAAGAAAAAGCACATTATATTTAATTTAATAGCATCTGTTATACTTACTGGATTAACCCTATTTATTTTGTCGTTATTGATTGGTAATCCAATACTGAGTCAAGCATTGGGTGTACCTCAACCTAGTTTTCATATTGGATTAATTGCTTTTGGGATATTATACTCGCCATTATCCGAAATTACTGGATTAATGATGAATTGGTTTTCGCGCAGATTTGAATATCAAGCAGATGACTATGCCAAAACCACCTTTAAAGCAGAACCTTTAATAACCTCTTTAAAAAAGCTATCTAAAAATAGTCTGAGTAACTTAACACCACATCCTGCGTATGTGTTTATGCATTATTCGCATCCAACGTTGTTACAACGTATTAAGAATTTGAAAGCTTAG
- a CDS encoding RNA methyltransferase, which translates to MSIKQISSTQNPLIKHLVSLKDKSRERKKTNTFIIEGERELQLAIKGHYTIETLLFYPDIFDKKKLNQFSDDLDIIEISKDVYHKIAHRETTEGIIAVAKSKLHNILDLKFNIKTPLVLIAEAPEKPGNIGAILRTADAANVDAVIIANPKTDLYNPNIIRSSVGCVFTNQIATGTTAEIISFLSQNNIAIYSAILQDAVNYHEQDYTQATAIVVGTEADGLSQEWRDASKQNVKIPMQGAIDSMNVSVAAGILIFEAKRQRNFK; encoded by the coding sequence ATGAGTATTAAACAGATAAGCAGCACTCAAAATCCGTTAATTAAACATCTAGTTTCATTAAAAGACAAATCGCGTGAGCGTAAAAAAACTAATACGTTTATTATTGAAGGCGAACGTGAGCTTCAATTAGCCATTAAAGGACACTATACTATTGAAACGTTGTTATTTTATCCTGATATTTTTGATAAAAAAAAGCTAAATCAATTTTCTGATGACTTAGACATCATTGAAATCTCTAAAGATGTCTATCATAAAATAGCACATCGAGAAACTACTGAAGGAATAATTGCTGTCGCTAAAAGTAAGCTTCATAACATTTTAGATTTAAAATTCAACATCAAAACTCCTTTAGTACTTATTGCCGAAGCACCAGAAAAACCTGGAAATATTGGCGCCATTTTACGCACTGCAGATGCAGCCAATGTGGATGCTGTTATTATTGCAAATCCAAAAACGGATTTGTATAATCCTAACATCATACGCTCTAGTGTTGGCTGTGTATTTACCAACCAAATTGCAACAGGAACTACCGCTGAAATTATTAGCTTTTTAAGCCAAAATAATATTGCTATTTACAGTGCTATTTTGCAAGATGCTGTTAATTATCACGAGCAAGATTACACGCAAGCTACTGCAATTGTAGTTGGTACAGAAGCAGATGGTTTAAGCCAAGAGTGGCGAGACGCCTCCAAACAAAACGTAAAAATCCCAATGCAAGGCGCAATTGACTCTATGAATGTATCTGTTGCAGCAGGCATACTTATTTTTGAAGCTAAGCGTCAGCGTAATTTTAAATAA